A single Brevundimonas sp. M20 DNA region contains:
- a CDS encoding cation:proton antiporter, which yields MTHADVAQHATDVANHADSLILTLVGGFVLAFVFGMLANRMKLSPLVGYLVAGVIVGPHTAGFVADQELAPQLAEIGVILLMFGVGLHFSLADLMKVRKIAIPGALVQIAAATALGWGLGRLMGMGDVEAVLMGFALSVASTVVLLRALEERKQVKGDVGKIAMGWLIVEDLVIVIALVVLPLVVIQPGAEVNGMQLAASMGWTLFKVAAFTAVMLVVGAKVLPWVLVRIAHTKSRELFTLGVLAIALGIAWVAYALFHSFAMGAFLAGLVLNSSPLGHNAAERSLPLRDAFAVLFFVSVGMLFDWHILIERPLAVLGVLAIIIIGKSLAALAITTAFKLDKATSLTVAAALAQIGEFSFILTKMSVDLGGMSPDTQNLILAAALLSISLNPFVFALIDRWGGKPKPPVKEAPPVSALI from the coding sequence ATGACGCATGCCGATGTGGCCCAACACGCCACCGACGTCGCCAACCACGCAGACAGCCTGATCCTCACTCTGGTGGGGGGCTTTGTGCTCGCCTTCGTGTTCGGGATGCTCGCCAATCGGATGAAGTTGTCGCCTTTGGTCGGTTATCTGGTCGCCGGCGTCATCGTGGGGCCTCACACAGCTGGATTCGTCGCCGATCAGGAGCTGGCGCCCCAACTGGCCGAGATCGGCGTGATCCTGCTGATGTTCGGGGTCGGGCTGCACTTCTCGCTCGCTGACCTGATGAAGGTCCGGAAGATCGCCATTCCCGGCGCGCTGGTGCAGATCGCCGCGGCGACCGCGCTCGGCTGGGGATTGGGACGCCTTATGGGGATGGGCGACGTCGAAGCCGTGCTGATGGGCTTTGCCCTGTCCGTCGCCTCGACTGTCGTGCTGCTCAGGGCGCTGGAGGAACGCAAACAGGTCAAGGGAGACGTCGGCAAGATCGCCATGGGCTGGTTGATCGTCGAGGATCTGGTGATCGTCATCGCGTTGGTCGTGCTGCCGCTGGTGGTCATTCAGCCGGGCGCCGAGGTCAACGGGATGCAGTTGGCCGCCTCGATGGGCTGGACCCTGTTCAAGGTCGCCGCCTTCACGGCTGTCATGCTGGTGGTCGGGGCCAAGGTCCTGCCGTGGGTGCTGGTCCGCATCGCGCACACCAAGTCGCGTGAGTTGTTCACTCTTGGGGTTCTGGCCATCGCCTTGGGTATCGCCTGGGTCGCCTACGCCCTGTTCCACTCCTTCGCCATGGGCGCTTTCCTGGCGGGACTGGTGCTGAACAGTTCTCCGCTGGGCCACAACGCCGCGGAACGCTCGCTGCCCCTGAGGGACGCGTTCGCGGTGTTGTTCTTCGTCTCCGTGGGCATGTTGTTCGACTGGCACATTCTGATCGAGCGGCCGCTGGCTGTTCTGGGCGTGCTGGCCATCATCATCATCGGCAAGTCACTGGCCGCGCTGGCCATCACCACCGCTTTCAAGCTCGACAAGGCGACCAGCCTGACCGTCGCCGCGGCTCTTGCCCAGATCGGCGAGTTTTCCTTCATCCTGACCAAGATGAGCGTGGACCTCGGCGGCATGAGTCCGGACACCCAGAATCTGATTCTGGCGGCTGCGTTGCTGTCCATTTCGCTGAACCCGTTTGTCTTCGCCCTTATAGATCGCTGGGGCGGCAAGCCGAAGCCGCCGGTCAAGGAAGCGCCGCCGGTCAGCGCGCTGATCTGA
- a CDS encoding PAS domain-containing protein, producing MFHPDTQFLIDHWTGLARANGVRGGIPVRSALLPEALGRRLPRAFIADRREGQTVLSLAGTALDTFWRAPLAGAPLSALWTPGSADLLEQAVIRTAREARPLVIAAFTDSEPALTLEMVLAPLRGTSGQADRLLGLFAPASALIPVRGDVPRLVARLVADAGTPGRPALSLAVSDGRRIA from the coding sequence GTGTTCCATCCCGATACGCAGTTTCTGATCGACCACTGGACCGGTCTGGCCCGCGCGAATGGCGTGCGCGGCGGAATTCCCGTCCGCTCGGCCCTTCTGCCGGAAGCCTTGGGCCGCCGCCTGCCTCGGGCTTTCATCGCCGACCGGCGCGAGGGCCAAACCGTTCTGTCCCTCGCCGGGACGGCGCTGGACACCTTCTGGCGTGCGCCGCTGGCGGGCGCCCCGCTCAGCGCATTGTGGACTCCGGGTTCGGCAGACCTGCTCGAGCAGGCTGTCATCCGGACCGCGCGTGAAGCCCGTCCGCTGGTGATCGCCGCCTTCACCGACAGCGAGCCGGCGCTGACCCTTGAGATGGTCCTCGCCCCTCTGCGCGGCACCTCAGGACAGGCTGACCGCCTTCTGGGCCTGTTCGCTCCGGCGTCCGCCCTCATCCCCGTCAGGGGCGATGTTCCCCGGCTGGTCGCAAGGCTGGTCGCCGACGCCGGAACGCCCGGTCGCCCGGCCCTCAGCCTCGCCGTCAGCGACGGCCGTCGCATCGCCTGA
- a CDS encoding DUF4253 domain-containing protein, which produces MRGHDNRYRDVLIVVLPARDATEALAMLGYEPGEYETVCPVEHHMAAVRNWREGWGFELVACYRGAIEGRASRRPTGREAALALAREQYEYCPDIVDQGVGSTAALAATLMVSDWWYFWWD; this is translated from the coding sequence GTGCGTGGTCATGACAACCGGTACCGGGACGTTCTGATCGTGGTGCTGCCCGCGCGGGACGCGACTGAAGCGCTGGCGATGCTCGGGTACGAGCCCGGTGAATACGAAACCGTGTGCCCGGTGGAGCATCACATGGCCGCCGTCCGAAACTGGCGGGAGGGCTGGGGCTTTGAACTGGTGGCCTGCTATCGCGGCGCCATCGAGGGGCGGGCGAGCCGTCGTCCGACCGGCCGCGAAGCCGCGTTGGCCCTTGCCCGCGAGCAGTACGAATATTGTCCCGACATCGTTGATCAGGGCGTGGGTTCCACGGCGGCGCTCGCTGCGACCCTGATGGTCTCTGACTGGTGGTACTTCTGGTGGGACTGA
- the ssb gene encoding single-stranded DNA-binding protein: MAGSVNKVILVGNLGKDPEIRSLNSGERVANLSIATSETWRDKSTGERKEKTEWHRVVIFNENIVKVAENYLKKGSTVYIEGSLQTRKYEQGGVEKYTTEIVLQKFRGELTMLGGRADSGGGSGGGYGGGGRGDDDYSSGFSTGGANKPSGPKESYDLNDDIPF; encoded by the coding sequence ATGGCGGGCAGCGTCAACAAGGTCATTCTGGTCGGTAACCTGGGCAAGGATCCCGAAATCCGGTCTCTCAATTCGGGCGAGCGCGTCGCCAACCTGTCGATCGCGACCTCGGAAACGTGGCGCGACAAGTCGACCGGCGAGCGCAAGGAAAAGACCGAATGGCACCGGGTCGTGATCTTCAACGAGAACATCGTGAAGGTCGCCGAGAACTACCTGAAGAAGGGCTCGACCGTTTACATCGAAGGCTCGCTGCAAACTCGCAAGTACGAGCAGGGCGGCGTCGAGAAGTACACGACCGAGATCGTGCTGCAGAAGTTCCGCGGTGAACTGACCATGCTGGGCGGTCGCGCTGACAGCGGTGGCGGCTCGGGTGGCGGTTACGGCGGCGGTGGGCGTGGCGACGACGACTATTCGTCGGGCTTCTCGACCGGCGGCGCCAACAAGCCTTCCGGTCCGAAGGAAAGCTATGACCTGAACGACGACATCCCGTTCTGA
- a CDS encoding transcriptional regulator: protein MIDNSYLLGLFSGTASTTTSNAAATALTQATKQPTPPWSSTVKAPEQSALLRAALGGRNFINEGTAQLDVKGASADYKKLFALYQGLESMNALVNRAGTKGVSTLELTQLDRRFAAGMAEISKWIPSADLEGIRLVQGTSSTTSKTTAAVARDGAISVTGPIHEGSPDELSPAFAGEVQFRISAKKSDNTTVEVDIDLNEMGTTSRTLTNVLDHINGKLESAGLETRIGRELVKPEPKTITSGGKTITLPAGPDQFALAVRGVTTEKVSFEPAVTANAVYVVQKAGTADGLQMLKFQSDTGGDAPAPIAGVGETQWVDGRSSQTALPAGVETVRASATGPDGSVWMVADLTAGPDNQPIKGQKDVALIKLDSAGRVVMIQALGAASTASGYAIAIDADGKVAVAGSVTGALDAGKTGDVAGVADSFVSVFDADGQELWTQRRGARAADEATSVSFGPNGSVYVAGRAQSAMTGAVGVGGWDGYVQAFTSSQAYPSAPVVATAVGTVQFGTAETDGVSAIAVDGNNLYSAGVEDGRIVVRQFTLDADGKPTLAASRDLGDASGEISGLAIVDGKVVLSGTTRNTSLDVGTVNTAHHGGKDAFVAVLDGSLTASVDDRLTYVGSAGDDDAVDMKILDGKVWLTGVADRPEGAKDTDPTRAYLTRIDATTGAVEWRREWDGDGQQAAPLTLAVSSGGASVLDRLGLPQGEIDQSQSKTLVNATSLRVGDRFYVSPADGGRQVAVTIEARDTLQTLARKIEQASNMKLKVTVSSESAKDGEAGDLATALRTGLQRLSITARDGVKGAVLTSGETGRDALAGLGLSQGYIGKTSGDNVTQTFGLGLPTNLNLSSAAAVATAGEKLQAAMKAIRDAYRGLAPESNTPAVTGTAPAYLTAQIANYQAALARLTG from the coding sequence GTGATCGACAACAGCTATCTTCTGGGACTGTTCAGCGGGACGGCGTCGACCACGACGTCGAACGCCGCTGCGACCGCGCTCACCCAGGCCACGAAGCAGCCGACCCCGCCTTGGTCGAGCACCGTCAAGGCGCCCGAACAAAGCGCCCTGCTGCGCGCCGCCCTCGGCGGCCGAAACTTCATCAATGAAGGCACGGCCCAGCTCGATGTGAAGGGCGCATCCGCCGACTACAAGAAACTGTTCGCCCTGTATCAGGGGCTCGAGAGCATGAACGCCCTGGTCAACCGGGCCGGCACCAAGGGCGTCAGCACGCTGGAGCTGACGCAGTTGGACCGCCGGTTCGCCGCGGGCATGGCCGAGATCAGCAAGTGGATCCCGTCTGCTGATCTGGAAGGCATCCGACTGGTTCAGGGCACGTCTTCGACGACCAGCAAGACGACGGCTGCCGTCGCCCGGGATGGCGCGATCTCCGTCACCGGGCCGATCCACGAAGGTTCGCCCGATGAGTTGTCGCCGGCCTTCGCGGGCGAGGTGCAGTTCAGGATTTCGGCCAAGAAATCGGACAACACCACGGTTGAGGTGGACATCGACCTGAACGAGATGGGGACCACCTCCCGGACCCTGACCAATGTGCTGGATCACATCAACGGCAAGCTGGAAAGCGCGGGTCTGGAAACCCGTATCGGACGTGAACTGGTTAAGCCGGAACCCAAGACGATCACCTCGGGCGGCAAGACGATCACACTGCCGGCGGGGCCGGACCAGTTCGCCCTGGCCGTGCGTGGCGTGACCACCGAGAAGGTCAGCTTCGAACCCGCCGTGACCGCGAACGCCGTCTATGTGGTGCAGAAGGCCGGAACCGCCGACGGGCTGCAGATGCTCAAATTCCAGAGCGATACCGGAGGCGACGCCCCGGCCCCGATCGCGGGCGTGGGCGAGACCCAGTGGGTGGACGGCCGCTCGTCCCAAACGGCCCTGCCCGCCGGAGTGGAAACCGTCCGCGCCAGCGCGACGGGACCTGATGGTTCGGTCTGGATGGTGGCAGACCTGACCGCGGGACCAGACAATCAGCCGATCAAGGGCCAGAAGGACGTGGCTCTGATCAAGCTCGATTCCGCCGGCCGGGTGGTGATGATCCAGGCGCTCGGCGCAGCCTCCACGGCCAGCGGATACGCCATCGCTATCGACGCGGACGGCAAGGTGGCTGTGGCGGGCTCGGTTACAGGCGCGCTGGATGCGGGCAAGACCGGCGACGTCGCGGGCGTGGCAGACAGCTTTGTGTCGGTGTTCGACGCGGACGGTCAGGAGTTGTGGACCCAGCGTCGGGGCGCGCGGGCGGCGGACGAGGCGACCTCGGTCAGCTTCGGTCCAAATGGCTCGGTCTATGTGGCGGGCCGGGCCCAGTCCGCGATGACCGGCGCGGTCGGGGTCGGCGGCTGGGACGGCTATGTTCAGGCCTTTACGTCGAGCCAGGCCTATCCTTCGGCGCCGGTCGTGGCCACGGCGGTCGGAACGGTCCAGTTCGGCACCGCCGAGACGGATGGCGTCAGCGCCATCGCGGTCGATGGGAACAACCTCTATTCGGCGGGCGTCGAAGACGGGCGGATCGTCGTTCGCCAGTTCACCCTGGACGCGGACGGCAAGCCGACGCTGGCTGCCTCCCGTGATCTGGGCGATGCGAGCGGCGAGATCAGCGGGCTAGCCATCGTTGATGGCAAGGTGGTGCTGAGCGGCACGACCCGGAACACCTCGCTGGATGTCGGCACGGTCAACACGGCGCACCACGGAGGCAAGGACGCCTTCGTCGCGGTGCTGGACGGTAGCCTGACCGCGTCCGTGGATGATCGCCTGACCTATGTCGGCAGCGCGGGCGACGATGACGCCGTGGACATGAAGATCCTCGACGGCAAGGTCTGGCTGACCGGTGTGGCGGATCGCCCTGAAGGCGCCAAGGACACCGATCCGACGCGGGCCTATCTGACCCGGATCGACGCGACGACCGGGGCGGTCGAGTGGCGGAGGGAGTGGGATGGTGACGGCCAACAGGCAGCCCCGCTGACGCTCGCCGTGTCCTCGGGCGGGGCCAGCGTGCTGGATCGGCTGGGGCTTCCGCAGGGTGAGATCGACCAGAGCCAGTCCAAGACCCTCGTGAACGCGACGTCTCTGAGGGTGGGCGACCGATTCTATGTCTCGCCCGCTGACGGAGGACGTCAGGTCGCTGTCACCATCGAAGCGCGCGATACCCTTCAGACACTTGCGCGGAAGATCGAGCAGGCGTCGAACATGAAGCTCAAGGTCACGGTCTCCTCGGAATCCGCCAAGGATGGCGAGGCGGGAGATCTGGCCACCGCGCTGCGGACCGGCTTGCAGCGCCTGAGCATCACCGCGCGGGACGGGGTGAAGGGCGCCGTGCTGACATCGGGTGAGACCGGGCGTGACGCCCTGGCCGGTCTGGGCCTGTCGCAAGGTTATATCGGCAAGACCTCGGGCGATAACGTCACCCAGACTTTCGGACTGGGGCTGCCGACCAATCTGAATCTGAGCAGCGCCGCAGCGGTCGCGACCGCCGGCGAGAAGCTGCAGGCTGCGATGAAAGCGATCCGCGACGCCTATCGCGGCCTGGCCCCGGAATCGAACACTCCAGCCGTCACCGGCACGGCTCCGGCCTATCTGACGGCCCAGATCGCCAACTATCAGGCGGCCCTCGCCCGTCTGACCGGCTGA
- a CDS encoding gamma carbonic anhydrase family protein has protein sequence MTIYALADKKPQLPPEGEYWVAPNAVVTGDVILQPGASVWFGAVVRGDNDPITIGHDTNIQDGSVLHSDPGEPLTIGDGVTVGHMVMLHSCEIGDNTLIGIGAVVLGRAKIGKNCLIGANALITEGKVIPDNSLVMGQPGKVVRELEPGQIEALRISAQHYVQNWKRYVSDLKEV, from the coding sequence ATGACGATCTATGCGTTGGCGGACAAGAAACCGCAGCTTCCGCCTGAGGGCGAATACTGGGTGGCGCCTAATGCTGTGGTGACAGGAGACGTGATTCTGCAGCCCGGCGCCAGTGTCTGGTTCGGAGCGGTCGTGCGGGGGGACAACGATCCCATCACGATCGGTCATGACACCAATATTCAGGACGGCAGCGTGCTGCATTCCGACCCCGGCGAACCCTTGACCATCGGCGACGGCGTGACCGTCGGGCACATGGTCATGCTCCACAGCTGCGAGATTGGCGACAACACCCTGATCGGCATCGGAGCGGTGGTTCTGGGACGTGCGAAGATCGGAAAGAACTGTCTGATCGGCGCCAACGCCCTGATCACCGAGGGTAAGGTAATACCGGACAATTCCCTCGTCATGGGGCAGCCGGGCAAGGTGGTGCGCGAGCTCGAGCCCGGTCAGATCGAGGCCCTGCGCATATCGGCCCAGCACTATGTCCAGAACTGGAAGCGGTACGTCAGCGACCTGAAAGAGGTCTAG
- the lspA gene encoding signal peptidase II, translating to MKIPRITYAAFGFALVVIILDQLTKAWVLSGLHMLDDGGAMLDRELWGYRSVAVLGDIFRITFVANDGVSFGLFGDGSARWFLSVFSVIVAAGLGWWAMKADRRLLITALGLVMGGAIGNVIDRIRFGFVVDFLDFSGTGVFPWVFNIADSAITVGVVLLILDSLMSEKAAKVGLAAEKS from the coding sequence ATGAAAATCCCCCGCATCACCTACGCCGCCTTCGGCTTCGCTCTTGTCGTGATCATCCTGGACCAGCTGACGAAGGCGTGGGTCCTGTCCGGCCTGCACATGCTGGACGACGGCGGCGCGATGCTGGATCGGGAGCTTTGGGGCTATCGTTCGGTCGCGGTGCTGGGTGACATCTTCCGCATCACCTTCGTCGCCAATGACGGCGTGAGCTTCGGCCTGTTCGGTGACGGGTCGGCCCGCTGGTTCCTGAGCGTCTTTTCGGTGATCGTCGCCGCGGGCCTCGGCTGGTGGGCGATGAAGGCGGACCGCCGTCTGCTGATCACCGCCCTTGGTCTGGTTATGGGCGGGGCCATCGGCAATGTGATCGACCGGATTCGCTTCGGCTTTGTCGTCGACTTCCTCGATTTTTCCGGCACGGGTGTCTTTCCGTGGGTGTTCAACATCGCCGACAGCGCCATCACGGTGGGCGTTGTGCTGCTGATCCTCGACAGTCTGATGTCCGAGAAAGCGGCCAAGGTTGGCCTCGCCGCCGAAAAGTCGTAA
- a CDS encoding PhoH family protein, whose protein sequence is MEASMTKRSALKRQTREHGVLDSRQFTEDSKVRRLPTHAGWSPLPSNDDRDQAYLKTLKPKSDGQAELMTMIDHHNLVLALGPAGTGKTYLAVAKAVEALEAGKVGRIVLSRPAVEAGESIGFLPGDMEDKLAPYLRPLYDALSDRLSMKRVKALMAEGLIEIAPIGYMRGRTLNNAFIVVDEAQNCTYVQLKMLLTRLGWHSTMVVTGDPQQSDLLPGISGLADIAERLTAVPDIGVVKLAERDIVRHPLVASMIGVL, encoded by the coding sequence CTGGAGGCGTCCATGACCAAGCGTTCAGCCCTCAAGCGTCAGACCCGTGAACACGGCGTTCTCGATTCCCGGCAGTTCACGGAGGATTCCAAGGTTCGGCGGTTGCCGACCCACGCCGGCTGGTCTCCCCTGCCCTCCAATGACGACCGCGACCAGGCCTATCTGAAGACGCTCAAGCCGAAGTCGGACGGCCAGGCCGAACTGATGACGATGATCGATCATCACAACCTCGTCCTCGCACTGGGACCGGCAGGCACCGGCAAGACCTATCTGGCGGTCGCCAAGGCGGTCGAGGCTCTTGAGGCAGGAAAGGTCGGCCGCATCGTCCTGAGCCGCCCGGCGGTTGAGGCGGGCGAATCCATCGGGTTCCTGCCCGGCGACATGGAAGACAAGCTCGCCCCCTATCTGCGCCCGCTCTACGACGCCCTGTCGGATCGCCTGTCGATGAAACGCGTCAAGGCGCTGATGGCCGAGGGCCTGATCGAAATCGCTCCCATCGGCTACATGCGCGGCCGCACGCTGAACAACGCCTTCATCGTCGTGGATGAGGCCCAGAACTGCACCTACGTTCAACTGAAGATGCTGCTGACCCGACTGGGCTGGCACTCGACCATGGTGGTCACGGGCGACCCGCAGCAGTCCGACCTGCTGCCGGGCATCTCGGGGCTGGCGGATATCGCCGAACGCCTGACCGCGGTGCCGGACATCGGCGTGGTCAAGCTGGCCGAGCGGGACATCGTCCGCCACCCGCTGGTCGCCAGCATGATCGGCGTCCTCTGA
- a CDS encoding cation:proton antiporter, with translation MTTTEVFLIAMLLIFSVPYLVWRLFKTDYWAPLVVVQITGGILLGPGVLGAAFPDYYAFVFSKDVITALNGIAWWAVMIFVWIAGIELDLKQAWKHRGETGITAGLALTVPLVFGALAAMGMLVLSPGWAGAKGETWQVVLGIGMACAVTALPILVLLMEKMDILRQPLGQRILRYASLDDIAIWGVLALILLDWERIGRQGAFLVGFGAATVGIRMLMKRIPQTDRWFVSLIWLAACGFAADWAGLHFMVGAFLSGAVLDAEWFDQRQMDQFRQHILLAVMPVFFLSTGLRTQWDVGGLMVFGAAAVLLIASVAGKLLGVRIAGRILKWEQGEASVIGWLLQTKALIMIIFANILLDKQVITNTTFTALLLMAVGSTMLTTPLVAPKLKKLQGLLAKNG, from the coding sequence ATGACCACCACCGAAGTGTTCCTGATCGCCATGCTGCTGATCTTCAGCGTGCCGTATCTGGTCTGGCGTCTGTTCAAGACCGACTACTGGGCGCCGCTGGTGGTGGTTCAGATCACCGGCGGCATCCTGCTGGGGCCGGGTGTGCTCGGCGCGGCCTTCCCCGACTACTACGCCTTCGTCTTCAGCAAGGACGTGATCACAGCCCTGAACGGCATCGCCTGGTGGGCGGTGATGATTTTCGTCTGGATCGCCGGGATCGAGCTGGATCTGAAGCAGGCCTGGAAGCACCGAGGCGAGACCGGGATAACAGCGGGACTGGCCCTGACGGTCCCCTTGGTCTTCGGCGCGCTCGCGGCGATGGGCATGCTGGTGCTCAGCCCGGGCTGGGCCGGAGCCAAGGGCGAGACCTGGCAGGTGGTTCTGGGTATCGGCATGGCCTGCGCGGTCACCGCCCTGCCGATTCTCGTGCTGCTGATGGAGAAGATGGACATTCTGCGTCAGCCACTGGGCCAGCGCATCCTGCGCTACGCCAGTCTGGACGACATCGCCATCTGGGGCGTGCTGGCGCTGATTCTCCTCGACTGGGAGCGGATCGGCCGTCAGGGAGCCTTCCTCGTTGGGTTCGGCGCGGCCACGGTCGGCATTCGCATGCTGATGAAGCGCATCCCCCAGACGGACCGCTGGTTCGTCTCGCTGATCTGGCTGGCCGCCTGCGGGTTCGCCGCCGACTGGGCCGGGCTGCACTTCATGGTCGGCGCCTTCCTGTCAGGCGCGGTGCTGGACGCGGAATGGTTCGACCAGAGGCAGATGGACCAGTTCCGACAGCACATCCTGCTGGCCGTCATGCCGGTCTTCTTCCTGTCCACGGGTTTGCGGACCCAGTGGGACGTCGGCGGCCTTATGGTCTTCGGTGCCGCGGCAGTGCTTCTGATCGCTTCCGTCGCCGGCAAACTGCTGGGCGTCCGGATCGCCGGGCGAATCCTCAAATGGGAACAGGGCGAGGCTTCGGTCATCGGCTGGCTGCTGCAGACCAAGGCCCTGATCATGATCATCTTCGCCAACATCCTGCTGGACAAACAGGTGATCACGAACACGACCTTCACGGCCCTGCTGTTGATGGCCGTCGGTTCGACCATGCTGACCACGCCATTGGTGGCCCCGAAGCTGAAGAAGCTTCAGGGCTTGCTGGCCAAGAACGGCTAG
- a CDS encoding DMT family transporter, translating into MITPDKPHSPLSPLEIAAIVAIIVIWGVNNAAAKVATEVLPPLMTGALRFAIAATCLIPFVRPPFPNWKSLLLIVCIGGPLHYGLVYLAFWLAHDVSPVSVATQLWVPFTALFAFLVLREKLSRFALIGMGVAFLGVAWMTLDAHAIEDWKAVAVGVVAASAWAMTTVIARRTTSIPPLKMQGLLALVALPTLAFASAFFERGQFEALQKADALIWACLIWAGVVSSVLATTLVFWLVQKRPAGRVTPYLLATPVVSILIGWSLMGDVLTPQILTGAALTMVGVAVVAIAERGLRAGAAKA; encoded by the coding sequence GTGATCACCCCGGACAAGCCCCACAGCCCTCTGAGCCCTCTTGAGATCGCCGCGATCGTGGCGATCATCGTCATCTGGGGCGTGAACAATGCGGCGGCCAAGGTCGCGACCGAGGTGCTGCCGCCGCTGATGACCGGCGCCCTGCGTTTCGCCATCGCCGCAACCTGTCTGATTCCCTTCGTGCGACCGCCCTTTCCGAACTGGAAGAGCCTGCTGCTCATCGTCTGCATCGGCGGACCGCTACACTACGGGCTGGTCTATCTGGCCTTCTGGTTGGCGCATGACGTCAGTCCGGTGTCCGTGGCGACACAGCTTTGGGTGCCGTTTACAGCGCTGTTCGCCTTCCTTGTGTTGCGAGAGAAGCTGTCGCGGTTCGCCCTGATCGGTATGGGCGTGGCCTTCCTGGGCGTGGCGTGGATGACGCTGGACGCCCATGCAATCGAGGACTGGAAAGCCGTCGCCGTCGGTGTGGTGGCTGCCAGCGCCTGGGCGATGACCACGGTCATCGCCCGCCGAACGACCTCCATCCCTCCGTTGAAGATGCAGGGTCTGCTGGCGCTGGTCGCCCTGCCGACCTTGGCCTTCGCCTCGGCCTTCTTTGAGCGCGGACAATTCGAGGCGTTGCAGAAGGCTGATGCGCTGATCTGGGCCTGTTTGATCTGGGCGGGGGTGGTGTCGTCCGTGCTGGCGACGACCCTCGTCTTCTGGCTGGTGCAGAAGCGGCCTGCCGGACGGGTGACGCCCTATCTGCTGGCGACGCCCGTGGTGTCTATCCTGATCGGCTGGTCCTTGATGGGGGACGTGCTGACGCCCCAGATTCTGACCGGCGCGGCCCTGACCATGGTCGGGGTGGCCGTTGTCGCCATCGCCGAGCGCGGTCTGCGGGCAGGCGCGGCCAAGGCCTGA
- a CDS encoding DUF3035 domain-containing protein, with amino-acid sequence MRLRTTAVLTLAASALALGACTNIQQSIGLSKVTPDEFLTVATAPLTVPPEYGLRPPAPGQPRPQELAPESAARQILLGQRQSVTRSPGEQILVAQAGGDRADPLARYVVDDEFGDLTHKEESWANRIMFWRREDPATQVATTTQTTEGAVTIDAASEYARMQALTGGRAGISITPRRDTGFKLPGL; translated from the coding sequence ATGCGTCTTCGCACTACCGCCGTTCTGACCCTGGCCGCCTCGGCCCTCGCGCTTGGCGCCTGCACGAACATCCAGCAAAGCATCGGCCTGTCGAAGGTGACGCCGGACGAGTTCCTGACGGTGGCGACGGCCCCGCTGACCGTTCCGCCGGAGTATGGCCTTCGTCCGCCGGCGCCGGGCCAGCCCCGTCCGCAGGAACTGGCGCCGGAATCCGCCGCTCGCCAGATTCTGCTGGGTCAACGTCAGTCGGTCACCCGCTCGCCCGGCGAGCAGATCCTGGTCGCACAGGCCGGCGGCGACCGCGCTGATCCCCTCGCCCGCTATGTCGTGGACGATGAATTCGGCGACCTGACCCACAAGGAAGAGAGCTGGGCCAACCGCATCATGTTCTGGCGCCGCGAGGATCCCGCGACCCAGGTGGCGACCACGACCCAGACCACCGAAGGCGCCGTCACCATCGACGCCGCCAGCGAGTACGCCCGCATGCAGGCTCTGACCGGCGGTCGCGCCGGCATCAGCATCACCCCGCGTCGCGACACGGGCTTCAAGTTGCCGGGCCTCTAA